The following proteins come from a genomic window of Parambassis ranga chromosome 4, fParRan2.1, whole genome shotgun sequence:
- the LOC114435093 gene encoding transmembrane protein 69-like yields MLSVIFRRSTFAVQKVLHCVGPPQRCWTSALTTVSGAVSVSSCWVSTPKHQSTGRNTGTVKPCAVLGVGRTKLFQRTHTHDALFLERNQDFHSSAVRMKKRVQPVPPPRELDLLRYDMKNLWQSPKPALYLGFAGLIPFVSPTLFMAMTENYYPELAYAQLAYSASIVSFLGGARWGFALPESSPAKPDWMNLANSVVPSLIAWVTMLMSDSIAPAFIMVIMGLGISLHYDLSLLPTYPSWFKALRATLTIVAFFSLLGTLIVSSLYPEKKIFWD; encoded by the exons ATGCTCTCCGTTATATTTAGAAGGAGCACCTTCGCAGTGCAGAAG GTACTGCATTGTGTGGGACCTCCACAAAGATGCTGGACGTCAGCTCTGACCACAGTGTCTGGAGcggtgtctgtctcctcctgctGGGTCTCAACACCCAAGCACCAGTCTACAGGAAGGAACACTGGAACTGTAAAACCTTGTGCTGTCCTTGGTGTTGGGAGAACTAAGCTCTTCCAGAGGACCCACACTCATGATGCTTTGTTTCTTGAGAGGAACCAGGACTTTCACTCCTCTGCTGTGAGGATGAAGAAGCGAGTGCAGCCTGTGCCCCCTCCTAGGGAGCTGGATCTGCTGCGCTATGACATGAAGAACTTGTGGCAAAGCCCCAAACCCGCCCTCTACCTGGGTTTTGCAGGGCTGATTCCCTTTGTCTCTCCCACTCTGTTCATGGCTATGACTGAAAACTACTACCCAGAGCTGGCGTATGCACAGTTAGCTTACTCCGCCTCCATTGTTTCTTTCCTGGGTGGAGCTCGATGGGGATTTGCACTTCCTGAGAGCAGCCCAGCCAAACCTGACTGGATGAACCTGGCCAACAGCGTGGTTCCCTCCCTGATAGCCTGGGTGACCATGCTGATGAGTGACAGCATTGCTCCTGCTTTCATCATGGTCATCATGGGACTTGGAATCTCGTTGCATTATGACCTGTCTTTGCTGCCCACTTACCCAAGCTGGTTCAAAGCCCTGCGCGCCACCCTGACAATTGTggcatttttttctctgcttggTACTCTCATAGTGAGCAGTTTATACCCTGAGAAGAAGATTTTCTGGGACTGA